In Chryseobacterium turcicum, a single window of DNA contains:
- a CDS encoding SDR family NAD(P)-dependent oxidoreductase has translation MNNRTKIALVTGGSRGLGKNSALKIAEKGLDVIITYHSNKEEADKTVAEIQALGRKAIAYQLNTKEVKSFDEFVKKVGDHLEENTGSRNIDYLINNAGTALYSPISDVTEEQLDDMVNIHFKGVFFLTQKFLPFMNDNGGIVNLSSGLARFAMPGSSVYGSMKAAVDQLSKYMAKELGARKIKVNAVAPGAIETDFGGGRTRDDQNVNALVANNTALGRAGLPDDIGGVVAFLCTDDASWITAQRIEVSGGMFF, from the coding sequence ATGAATAACAGAACAAAAATTGCCCTTGTAACGGGTGGAAGTCGTGGCCTTGGTAAAAATTCAGCCTTAAAAATTGCAGAAAAAGGATTGGATGTAATTATTACTTACCATTCAAACAAAGAAGAAGCCGACAAAACGGTTGCAGAAATCCAGGCTTTGGGAAGAAAAGCAATTGCTTATCAACTGAATACGAAAGAGGTGAAATCTTTTGATGAGTTTGTAAAAAAAGTAGGCGACCATTTAGAAGAAAATACCGGAAGCAGAAATATTGATTACCTTATTAATAATGCGGGAACAGCTTTATATTCTCCAATCTCAGATGTTACAGAAGAGCAATTGGATGATATGGTAAATATTCATTTTAAAGGAGTTTTCTTTTTGACTCAGAAATTCTTACCATTTATGAATGACAATGGCGGAATCGTTAATCTTTCTTCAGGTTTGGCGAGATTTGCGATGCCGGGTTCGTCTGTTTACGGTTCTATGAAAGCAGCAGTCGATCAGTTGAGTAAATATATGGCAAAAGAATTAGGCGCAAGAAAAATTAAAGTAAATGCTGTTGCACCTGGAGCGATTGAAACCGATTTTGGCGGCGGAAGAACGAGAGATGACCAAAACGTAAATGCGCTCGTAGCTAACAATACAGCTTTGGGAAGAGCTGGTTTACCGGACGATATCGGTGGAGTAGTTGCTTTTTTATGCACCGACGATGCTTCTTGGATTACCGCACAAAGAATTGAAGTTTCTGGCGGAATGTTCTTTTAA
- the ychF gene encoding redox-regulated ATPase YchF → MKCGIVGLPNVGKSTLFNCLSNAKAQSANYPFCTIEPNLGTVSVPDQRLFELEKLVNPERVLPAVVEIVDIAGLVKGASKGEGLGNQFLANIRECEAIVHVLRCFENGNIIHVEGSVDPLRDKEIIDIELQLKDLEAVGKAVEKAKKFLKSGKKEDILTYETLQNLQAFLEEGKNAREFATTDFAKAVVEEVKLLTNIPVLYVCNVDENSIKNGNEWIAKIEEMAKKENAEVVVLAAQIEADINELDTFEEREIFLEELGLTEPGVNRLIRKAYDLLKLQTYFTAGVKEVRAWTIGQGWTAPQAAGVIHTDFEKGFIRAEVIKYNDYVTYGSESKVKEAGKLSVEGKEYIVQDGDIMHFRFNV, encoded by the coding sequence ATGAAATGTGGAATCGTAGGCTTACCGAATGTAGGTAAATCAACTCTTTTTAACTGCTTAAGCAATGCTAAAGCGCAGTCGGCTAACTATCCTTTCTGTACAATTGAACCCAATTTGGGAACAGTTTCTGTACCGGATCAGAGATTATTCGAGCTTGAAAAATTGGTAAATCCTGAGAGAGTTTTGCCTGCAGTTGTAGAGATTGTAGATATCGCAGGTCTTGTAAAAGGAGCAAGTAAAGGAGAAGGTTTAGGAAACCAGTTTCTTGCCAATATTCGTGAGTGTGAGGCGATTGTTCATGTTTTAAGATGTTTTGAAAACGGAAATATTATCCACGTTGAAGGTTCGGTTGATCCTTTAAGAGATAAAGAAATTATCGATATCGAACTTCAGTTAAAAGATTTGGAAGCGGTTGGAAAAGCGGTTGAAAAAGCGAAGAAATTCCTTAAATCTGGTAAGAAAGAAGATATTTTAACATACGAAACTCTTCAAAATCTTCAAGCATTCTTAGAAGAAGGTAAAAATGCAAGAGAGTTTGCAACAACAGATTTTGCAAAAGCTGTCGTTGAAGAAGTGAAACTTTTGACCAATATCCCTGTTCTTTACGTTTGTAATGTAGATGAAAATTCTATCAAAAACGGAAATGAATGGATTGCCAAAATTGAAGAAATGGCAAAAAAAGAAAATGCTGAAGTGGTTGTTTTAGCAGCTCAGATTGAAGCTGATATTAACGAATTAGATACTTTCGAAGAGAGAGAAATTTTCTTGGAAGAATTAGGACTTACAGAACCTGGAGTAAACCGTTTGATTAGAAAAGCATACGATTTATTAAAACTTCAGACGTATTTTACAGCTGGGGTAAAAGAAGTAAGAGCTTGGACTATCGGACAAGGTTGGACGGCTCCTCAAGCTGCTGGTGTAATTCACACAGATTTTGAGAAAGGTTTCATCCGTGCTGAAGTTATTAAATATAATGATTATGTAACCTATGGTTCAGAATCAAAAGTAAAAGAAGCTGGAAAGCTTTCTGTTGAAGGGAAAGAATACATCGTTCAAGACGGTGATATTATGCACTTCAGATTTAATGTTTAA
- a CDS encoding helix-turn-helix domain-containing protein: protein MEKLTHASLEDFYLEMTQRLGKDMESIFPKGLHKDIGHFNVFDIAQTIATVKKTCEMPYNRRKYYKISLIRGKNRAEYADKIISIKKNALLFATPKVPYHYIPEDDNQSGNFCVFTTDFFTKNSSQNILEDLPLFQPGVIPVFEIDDEKADEIDLLFGKIKKEIDSDYEFKYDLIRNYVSELIHYGQKLQPAEKIHNTQNASLRVVSLFIELLERQFPIESPNQRIQLKVANDFAERLSIHVNYLNKNLKENTGKTTTEFIADRVIQEAKILLKQTSWNVSEISYALGFEEIAHFSNFFKRKTSFTPMEFRS from the coding sequence ATGGAAAAATTGACACATGCATCCTTAGAAGATTTTTACCTTGAAATGACTCAAAGACTGGGGAAAGATATGGAAAGTATTTTTCCGAAAGGTCTTCACAAAGATATTGGTCATTTTAATGTTTTTGATATCGCACAAACAATTGCGACGGTAAAGAAAACCTGTGAAATGCCTTACAACAGAAGGAAATATTATAAAATAAGTTTGATTCGAGGGAAAAACAGAGCAGAATATGCAGATAAGATAATTTCAATTAAGAAAAATGCTTTGCTTTTTGCAACCCCAAAAGTTCCTTATCATTATATTCCTGAAGATGACAATCAGTCTGGAAATTTTTGTGTTTTTACAACAGATTTTTTCACTAAAAACTCTTCACAGAATATCCTTGAAGATTTGCCTTTATTTCAGCCGGGTGTTATTCCTGTTTTTGAAATAGATGATGAAAAGGCTGATGAAATTGATTTACTTTTCGGAAAAATTAAAAAAGAAATCGATTCTGATTACGAGTTTAAATATGATTTGATTCGAAATTATGTTTCAGAATTAATTCACTACGGACAAAAATTGCAGCCTGCAGAAAAGATTCATAATACTCAGAATGCTTCGTTAAGAGTGGTTTCTTTGTTTATAGAATTATTAGAAAGACAGTTTCCGATTGAATCTCCAAATCAAAGAATCCAGTTAAAAGTGGCTAATGATTTTGCAGAACGATTGTCTATTCACGTCAATTATTTAAATAAAAACTTAAAAGAAAATACAGGGAAAACGACGACTGAATTTATTGCAGATCGGGTAATTCAGGAAGCTAAGATTTTATTAAAACAAACCAGTTGGAATGTCTCCGAAATTTCCTATGCTTTAGGTTTTGAAGAAATTGCACACTTTTCAAATTTCTTTAAGCGTAAAACTTCATTCACCCCAATGGAATTTCGTTCCTGA
- a CDS encoding ferritin — protein sequence MNTNRLSPALEKALSDQMNKEIHASHTFLSYGIWADDKGYSGIANFLYRHSQEERNHSIKFMEYVLNRGGKPKVDAIPAPPADPETLSACFDGVFKHEVDNTTSIYRLVDLALSEKDWATWNFMQWFVQEQIEEETLASNLIDKLKIAGGDRATDESLFNLDSAMASAPNDVPLAQEATGNNP from the coding sequence ATGAATACCAACAGACTTTCACCTGCGCTGGAAAAAGCTTTAAGCGACCAAATGAATAAAGAAATTCACGCTTCACACACATTTTTATCCTACGGAATTTGGGCAGATGATAAAGGATACAGCGGGATTGCCAACTTTCTATACCGTCATTCGCAGGAAGAGAGAAATCATTCTATAAAATTTATGGAATACGTTTTAAACAGAGGGGGAAAGCCTAAAGTAGATGCCATTCCGGCTCCACCTGCTGATCCTGAAACTTTATCGGCTTGTTTCGATGGCGTTTTCAAGCATGAAGTAGACAATACAACATCCATTTATAGATTAGTTGATTTGGCTTTAAGCGAAAAAGATTGGGCAACTTGGAATTTCATGCAGTGGTTTGTTCAAGAACAGATAGAAGAAGAAACTTTAGCTTCCAATTTAATAGACAAATTAAAAATTGCGGGAGGCGACAGAGCTACAGACGAATCATTATTTAATCTGGATAGTGCGATGGCTTCGGCTCCAAACGATGTTCCTTTAGCTCAGGAAGCGACAGGGAACAACCCATAA
- a CDS encoding class I SAM-dependent methyltransferase → MKDLMGRAIWDYFHNENPEDLQTETSISELDELPVEYLFRDFEGMNKIEKKALKLSQGKVLDIGAGAGSHSLYLQNERNLDVTALDISPKSIEVCQLRGIKKAVTQNMLEFSGETFDTILLLMNGTGIFQSLNVIDIYLKKLYSLLNNNGQILIDSTDILYMFDQDDDGGVLIPANGYYGELDYVVHYKGESEDPIKWLYLDFNTLKNAAENNGFKIEKVLQDEDSYLAKLTKK, encoded by the coding sequence ATGAAAGACTTAATGGGACGTGCAATCTGGGATTATTTTCACAATGAAAATCCTGAAGATTTGCAAACTGAAACTTCAATTTCCGAACTCGATGAGCTTCCGGTAGAGTATCTTTTCAGAGATTTTGAAGGGATGAATAAAATCGAAAAGAAAGCTTTGAAACTATCTCAAGGGAAAGTTTTAGATATAGGGGCAGGAGCGGGTTCCCATTCGTTATATCTTCAAAATGAAAGAAATTTAGACGTTACGGCTTTAGATATTTCCCCAAAATCAATTGAAGTTTGCCAATTGAGAGGAATTAAAAAAGCAGTTACTCAGAATATGCTTGAATTTTCAGGTGAAACTTTTGATACGATTCTTTTATTAATGAACGGAACAGGAATTTTCCAGAGCTTGAATGTGATTGATATTTATCTTAAAAAACTCTATTCTTTATTAAATAACAACGGACAAATATTAATTGACAGTACTGATATTCTATATATGTTTGACCAAGATGATGACGGCGGAGTTTTAATTCCTGCCAATGGATATTATGGCGAGCTTGATTATGTCGTTCATTACAAAGGCGAATCTGAAGACCCTATCAAATGGCTGTATCTTGATTTTAATACTTTAAAAAATGCTGCTGAAAATAACGGCTTTAAAATAGAAAAAGTTTTGCAAGACGAAGATTCTTATCTGGCAAAACTGACGAAGAAATAA